One window of the Pedobacter ginsengisoli genome contains the following:
- a CDS encoding conjugal transfer protein TraI: protein MKTFQISILLLAGLLQPSGVHAQLGIAEVIKTGVKKVIKAVDLKVQRMQNQIIWLQNTQKTLENAMSKAKLSEISEWTQRQRNLYRDYFAELNKVKHVISYYHQVKAIGSSQIRLIQAYHKAWQLLKKDTHFSTPELEFMAKVYAGILKESVRQIDQLLLIVDSYQTQMSDAARLGLIRQASDQTDQAYFDLLSFNQQNIGLALSRARDQNDLHQIKGIYGLQ from the coding sequence ATGAAAACATTCCAGATCTCCATCCTGCTGCTGGCGGGCTTACTACAACCAAGCGGTGTCCATGCCCAGCTGGGCATTGCAGAAGTCATCAAAACTGGCGTTAAAAAAGTCATCAAAGCCGTTGACCTGAAAGTCCAGCGCATGCAAAATCAGATCATCTGGTTGCAAAACACGCAGAAAACGTTGGAAAATGCGATGAGTAAAGCCAAGCTTAGCGAGATTTCCGAATGGACTCAAAGGCAGCGGAATCTCTACCGGGATTACTTTGCAGAGCTGAATAAAGTTAAACACGTCATTAGCTATTATCATCAGGTCAAAGCAATCGGATCCAGCCAGATCCGTCTGATACAGGCTTATCACAAAGCCTGGCAACTGCTGAAAAAAGACACACATTTCTCTACCCCTGAGCTGGAATTTATGGCAAAAGTATATGCGGGAATCCTAAAGGAAAGCGTCCGGCAAATTGATCAGTTGTTATTGATTGTAGATTCCTATCAAACCCAAATGAGCGACGCAGCCAGGCTGGGGCTCATCAGGCAGGCTTCGGATCAGACCGACCAGGCCTATTTCGACCTGCTGAGTTTCAACCAGCAAAACATCGGCCTTGCCCTTAGCCGGGCCCGGGACCAGAATGACTTACACCAGATAAAGGGCATATACGGACTGCAATGA